AACCGCATTCCTACAGGTGAAGTAGAAATTTACGCGGATAAAATTACCTTGTTGAATGCAGTCCGCAAGCAGCTACCATTCCAGGTTTCCAGTGCTGACACCGAATCGGTGCGGGAAGACTTAAGACTAAAATACCGTTATTTGGATTTACGGCGCGATCGCATGGCGCAAAATATGCAACTGCGTCATCAAGTCGTCAAAGCCATGCGGCGCTATTTAGAAGATGGGGAAAATTTCATCGAAGTTGAAACCCCAGTCTTGACTCGTTCCACTCCCGAAGGTGCGCGGGACTATGTTTTACCCAGTCGTGTCAACCCTGGCGAATGGTTTGCTTTACCCCAATCACCACAACTATTTAAACAAATCTTGATGGTATCCGGTATGGACAGATACTATCAGATTGCTCGTTGCTTCCGGGATGAAGACTTACGCGCCGACAGACAGCCAGAGTTCACCCAATTAGACATGGAAATGAGTTTCATGTCTCAAGAAGAAATTATCGAACTCAATGAAAAGCTTGTTTGTCATATCTTCAAAACCGTGAAAGGAATTGATTTACCCCATCCTTTCCCGCGCTTAACCTACGCTGATGCAATGGCGCGTTATGGTAGCGATAAACCCGACACTCGCTATGATTTAGAATTAGTCGATGTTTCCGATATTCTCAAAGACTCTGGTTTTAAAGTCTTTCGGGATGCTGTCGCCCACGGTGGTATTGTCAAAATCCTTCCCATTCCCAACGGTAACGACAAAATTTCTAACGTCCGCATTAAACCAGGCGGCGACATCTTCAGAGAAGCTAGTGAAGCCGGCGCGAAAGGTTTAGCTTATATCCGTGTTAGGGAAGATGGGGAAATTGACACCATCGGCGCAATTAAAGACAACCTCACCGCCGAACAAAAAGCTGAACTTCTCCGCCGCACAGGTGCAGAAGCCGGACATTTGTTATTGTTTGCGGCTGGTGATGTTGGTACTGTTAACAAAACTTTAGATAGATTACGGCAATTTACTGCTAAAGAATTTGGGTTAATCAATCCCGATAAACTCAATTTGTTATGGATTGTTGATTTCCCGATGTTTGAGTGGAATGCTGACGAAAAACGTTTGGAAGCATTACACCACCCATTTACCGCACCCCATCCCGATGATTTACACGACTTAAAAACCGCCCGCGCCCAAGCTTACGACTTGGTATTTAACGGCTTTGAAGTTGGCGGTGGTAGTTTGCGAATTTATCAGCGAGAAATTCAAGAACAGGTATTTGAAACCATTGGCTTGTCTCCAGAAGAAGCGCAAAGTAAATTCGGTTTCCTTCTAGAAGCTTTTGAATACG
This portion of the Aulosira sp. FACHB-615 genome encodes:
- the aspS gene encoding aspartate--tRNA ligase; the encoded protein is MRTHYCGELRKEDIGETVTLYGWVDRRRDHGGVIFLDLRDRSGTVQIVSDPQRTPNSYEQANALRNEYVVEITGRVTQRPEESLNNRIPTGEVEIYADKITLLNAVRKQLPFQVSSADTESVREDLRLKYRYLDLRRDRMAQNMQLRHQVVKAMRRYLEDGENFIEVETPVLTRSTPEGARDYVLPSRVNPGEWFALPQSPQLFKQILMVSGMDRYYQIARCFRDEDLRADRQPEFTQLDMEMSFMSQEEIIELNEKLVCHIFKTVKGIDLPHPFPRLTYADAMARYGSDKPDTRYDLELVDVSDILKDSGFKVFRDAVAHGGIVKILPIPNGNDKISNVRIKPGGDIFREASEAGAKGLAYIRVREDGEIDTIGAIKDNLTAEQKAELLRRTGAEAGHLLLFAAGDVGTVNKTLDRLRQFTAKEFGLINPDKLNLLWIVDFPMFEWNADEKRLEALHHPFTAPHPDDLHDLKTARAQAYDLVFNGFEVGGGSLRIYQREIQEQVFETIGLSPEEAQSKFGFLLEAFEYGTPPHGGIAYGLDRLVMLLAGEESIRDVIAFPKTQQARCLLTDAPSGVDAKQLKELHVASTYKPKS